A DNA window from Jaculus jaculus isolate mJacJac1 chromosome 1, mJacJac1.mat.Y.cur, whole genome shotgun sequence contains the following coding sequences:
- the Prdx5 gene encoding peroxiredoxin-5, mitochondrial has product MGLTWLGVLGRRAGSVLSGAASFKSAAAGPGREGRRGWARDRVCTFSSTAAAMAPIQVGDAIPSVEVFEEQPGNKVNLAELFKSKKGVLFGVPGAFTPGCSKTHLPGFVEQAEAMKAKGVEVLACLSVNDVFVTEEWGRAHKAKGKVRLLADPTGAFGKETGLLLDDSLVPLFGNRRLKRFSMVIEDGKVKALNLEPDGTGLTCSLAPNILSQL; this is encoded by the exons ATGGGGCTGACCTGGCTTGGTGTTCTGGGTCGCAGAGCGGGCTCGGTGCTCAGTGGTGCGGCTTCCTTTAAGAGCGCGGCAGCTGGACCAGGACGGGAAGGACGAAGAGGGTGGGCGCGTGACAGGGTGTGCACTTTCAGTAGCACCGCCGCAGCTATGGCCCCGATCCAG GTAGGAGATGCTATCCCCTCCGTGGAGGTGTTTGAAGAGCAGCCTGGGAACAAGGTGAACCTGGCAGAACTGTTCAAGAGTAAGAAGGGTGTGCTGTTTGGAGTCCCTGGGGCATTCACTCCTGGCTGTTCTAAG ACCCACCTGCCTGGGTTTGTGGAGCAGGCTGAGGCTATGAAGGCCAAGGGTGTTGAGGTGCTGGCATGTCTGAGTGTCAACGATGTCTTTGTTACTGAAGAGTGGGGTCGAGCCCACAAGGCCAAAGGCAAG GTTCGGCTCCTAGCTGACCCCACTGGGGCCTTTGGAAAG GAGACAGGTTTATTGCTAGATGACTCACTGGTGCCCCTCTTTGGGAATCGCCGGCTCAAAAG GTTCTCCATGGTGATAGAGGATGGCAAAGTGAAGGCCCTGAACTTGGAACCGGATGGTACAGGCCTCACCTGCAGCCTGGCACCCAACATTCTCTCACAGCTTTGA
- the Trmt112 gene encoding multifunctional methyltransferase subunit TRM112-like protein gives MKLLTHNLLSSHVRGVGTRGFPLRLQATEVRVNPVEFNPEFVARMIPKVEWAALVEAANTLHLAEIPTEPAEGYEHDEAFLRKMHHVLLEVDVLEGTLQCPESGRLFPITRGIPNMLLNEEETET, from the exons ATGAAGCTGCTCACCCACAACCTCCTCAGCTCGCACGTGCGCGGGGTGGGGACGCGCGGCTTCCCCCTGCGTCTCCAG GCCACCGAGGTCCGCGTCAATCCCGTGGAGTTCAACCCGGAGTTCGTGGCGCGGATGATACCCAAAGTCGAGTGGGCGGCGCTCGTGGAGGCGGCTAATACC CTGCACCTGGCTGAGATCCCCACAGAGCCGGCTGAGGGATACGAGCACGATGAAGCGTTTCTGAGGAAGATGCACCACGTACTCCTGGAG GTGGATGTGCTGGAGGGCACCCTGCAGTGCCCAGAATCTGGTCGTCTGTTCCCTATCACCCGAGGCATCCCCAACATGCTGCTAAATGAGGAGGAAACGGAGACTTAA
- the Esrra gene encoding steroid hormone receptor ERR1: MSSQVVGIEPLYIKAEPASPDSPKGSSETETEPPVTLAPGPAPARCLSGHKEEEDGEGAGPGEQGGGKLVLSSLPKRLCLVCGDVASGYHYGVASCEACKAFFKRTIQGSIEYSCPASNECEITKRRRKACQACRFTKCLRVGMLKEGVRLDRVRGGRQKYKRRPEVDPLPFPGPFPAGPLAVSGGPRKTAPVNALVSHLLVVEPEKLYAMPDPAGPDGHLPAVATLCDLFDREIVVTISWAKSIPGFSSLSLSDQMSVLQSVWMEVLVLGVAQRSLPLQDELAFAEDLVLDEEGARAAGLGELGAALLQLVRRLQALRLEREEYVLLKALALANSDSVHIEDAEAVEQLREALHEALLEYEAGRAGPGGGAERRRAGRLLLTLPLLRQTAGKVLAHFYGVKLEGKVPMHKLFLEMLEAMMD; this comes from the exons ATGTCCAGCCAGGTGGTGGGCATTGAGCCTCTCTACATCAAGGCAGAGCCAGCCAGCCCTGACAGTCCAAAGGGTTCCTCCGAGACTGAGACTGAACCCCCGGTGACCCTGGCTCCGGGTCCAGCTCCAGCCCGCTGCCTCTCAGGGCacaaggaggaagaggatggggagggggctgggccTGGCGAGCAGGGTGGTGGGaagctggtgctcagctcccTGCCCAAACGCCTCTGCCTGGTCTGTGGGGATGTGGCCTCCGGCTACCACTATGGTGTGGCATCTTGTGAGGCCTGCAAAGCCTTCTTCAAGAGGACCATCCAGG GGAGCATCGAATACAGCTGTCCGGCCTCCAATGAGTGTGAGATCACCAAGCGGAGACGCAAGGCCTGCCAGGCCTGCCGCTTCACCAAGTGCCTGCGGGTGGGCATGCTCAAGGAGG GGGTGCGTCTGGACCGTGTCCGGGGTGGGCGACAGAAATACAAACGGCGGCCAGAAGTGGACCCGTTGCCCTTTCCAGGCCCCTTCCCTGCTGGCCCTTtggcagtatctggaggcccccGGAAGACAG CCCCAGTAAATGCTCTGGTGTCACACCTGCTGGTGGTTGAGCCTGAGAAGCTGTATGCCATGCCCGACCCAGCAGGCCCTGATGGGCACCTTCCTGCTGTGGCCACCCTCTGTGACCTCTTCGACCGTGAGATTGTGGTCACCATCAGCTGGGCCAAGAGCATCCCAG GCTTCTCGTCGCTGTCGCTGTCTGACCAGATGTCAGTACTGCAGAGCGTGTGGATGGAGGTGCTGGTGCTGGGTGTGGCTCAGCGCTCTCTGCCACTGCAGGATGAACTGGCCTTTGCCGAGGACCTGGTCCTGGATGAAGAGGGGGCACGGGCAGCTGGCCTGGGGGAACTGGGGGCAGCTCTGTTGCAGCTGGTGCGACGACTGCAGGCCCTACGGCTGGAGCGTGAGGAGTATGTCCTGCTAAAGGCTCTTGCCCTTGCCAATTCTG ACTCTGTGCACATTGAAGATGCTGAGGCTGTGGAGCAGCTGCGTGAAGCCCTACACGAGGCCTTGCTAGAGTACGAAGCAGGCCGGGCCGGCCCTGGAGGGGGTGCTGAGCGGCGGCGGGCCGGCAGGCTGCTGCTCACACTGCCGCTTCTCCGCCAGACAGCTGGCAAAGTCCTGGCCCATTTCTACGGGGTGAAGCTGGAGGGCAAAGTGCCCATGCACAAGCTTTTTTTGGAGATGCTTGAGGCCATGATGGACTGA